Proteins from a genomic interval of Eschrichtius robustus isolate mEscRob2 chromosome 9, mEscRob2.pri, whole genome shotgun sequence:
- the PKIB gene encoding cAMP-dependent protein kinase inhibitor beta, giving the protein MRTDSSKMTDVEPVVNNFASSARAGRRNALADIQGSAATGGTSELPLKPEVLSGKEDVKKKDKETAQDQLEKPKDEGK; this is encoded by the exons ATGAGGACAGATTCATCAAAAATGACGGATGTGGAGCCTGTGGTCAACAATTTTGCATCATCAGCAAGGGCAGGCCGCCGGAATGCTCTAGCAGACATCCAGGGTTCAGCTGCCACGGGCGGAACCTCGGAGTTGCCCCTCAAACCGGAGGTCCTCTCCGGGAAGGAAG atgtgaaaaagaaagataaagaaacagCACAAGACCAATTGGAAAAGCCCaaagatgaaggaaaatga